One genomic region from Physeter macrocephalus isolate SW-GA unplaced genomic scaffold, ASM283717v5 random_1022, whole genome shotgun sequence encodes:
- the LOC114485304 gene encoding integrator complex subunit 1-like has translation MNRAKPTTVRRPSAAAKPSGHPPPGDFIALGSKGQATESKTASTLLKPAPSSLPSERKRDAAAALAGASALTGLTKRPKLSSTPPLSALGRLAEAAVAEKRAISPSIKEPSVVPIEDSVTAMASAYVTQGKMAQ, from the exons ATGAACCGGGCCAAGCCCACCACCGTCCGCAGGCCCAGCGCTGCGGCCAAGCCTTCGG GGCACCCGCCTCCAGGAGACTTCATTGCTCTGGGCTCGAAGGGTCAGGCCACTGAATCGAAAACGGCATCCACCCTGCTGAAGCCTGCCCCTTCCAGCCTGCCCTCGGAGCGCAAGCGGGATGCTGCAGCGGCTCTGGCAGGTGCCTCGGCCCTAACCGGGCTCACCAAGCGCCCGAAGctctcctccacaccccctcTGAGTGCCCTGGGACGCCTGGCTGAGGCCGCAGTGGCAGAGAAACGTGCAATCTCTCCCTCGATTAAGGAGCCGTCTGTGGTCCCGATTGAAG ATTCTGTGACAGCGATGGCAAGTGCTTATGTCACTCAGGGCAAGATGGCACAG